The Mycolicibacterium parafortuitum nucleotide sequence AGGGTGACGCCGCCGGGAGCCTGCGGCGCGTCACCGACCTCGGGGGCGGCATGGCCGTACACGGTCAGCACGGAACGGCGGGTCACCGGTGCCATCCCGACGGTTGCCGCGACGAGGTTGGTGGTGCCGACGGACAACCCCAACGCATCGCTCATGATTCAGGACACCCTAGACCGGTGCCACGGTCCTTCGCATCTGACACGCAAAGGCTCCCGCGTGTGCTCAAATGGCGGCCATGAGTGACATCGACGACATCAAACAGGTGAAGTATCGCTATCTCCGCGCCCTGGACACCAAGCACTGGGACGACTTCGCCGCGACCCTGACCGAAGACGTCGTCGGCCGTTACGGCGAGTCGATCGGCGAGGAACACCACTTCACCAACCGCGACGACCTCGTCGGCTTCATGCGCAATTCGCTCGGCCCGGAGGTGCTCACCGAGCACCGCGTCACCCATCCGGAGATCACCGTCGACGGCGACGAGGCATCCGCGACGTGGTACCTGCAGGACCGGGTCATCGCGCCGGACTTCAACTTCATGTTGATCGGGGCGGGTTTCTACCATGACCGCTACCGCAAGACCGCCGACGGCTGGAAGATCTCAGAGACCGGCTACGACCGCACCTACGACGCGTCGATGAAGCTGGACGCGCTCGAGTTCAAGGTCAAACCGGGTCGCGCGCTGAACATCTGACCGTCACTCGGTGATCGCGATCATCGCGCCCGGCCGCAGCCAGCGCATGATCTTGACCAGTGTCCCGTCGTCGATGGCGACGCATCCGGCGGTCGCGTTGCCCGTCGAGGTGTGCAGGAAGAACGCGCTGCCCTTACCTGGGATGCGTTCTTTGTTCACGCCCATCACCACCGCATGGGCGTACTGCGGGATGGCGAGGTTCTCGGTTCCGGTCCCGGTGGTCGCGAACCGGCAGTTCTCCCGGTCGCACACCTGCATGGTGTTGTAGGTGGGGCTGGCCACGTCGCCGTCCCACCAGTGGTTTCGGCCGACCTGGACGTATTTCAGACCGCTGCCGGGGTCGGGTTGGGTGCCGAACGCGAAGTCGAGGGTGTAGATGCCCTTCGGGGTCATCATCGATCCTTCGAAATGGTTGGCCGACATGCCTTTCGACCCGATCTTGGCCGGTATCCCGACTCCGCCCGCGACAGGTTTCCAGCCCGCCGGTGTGCGCTCCCAGACGTCGAGCTTGGCGTCGGAGCCGCCGGCGCCCGTCACCGCGAGCACCTGGGTGGCCCCGCCGACCTTGGTCGCGAACCACGGGGCGAAGGCCGCGGCCTGCGGGGCCGTCAGCAATGCGGTTGTCGCGACGGCCCACAGCAGGATCGGCACGCGGCGCAGCATGTGCACACTGTGCCACCGGGGACGGCCGAATCCGCGCATCTGCGTAAGTTGGCGTCATGGGGTTTCTGCCTGTGGGGCGTCGTGGTCGTGGCATCCGTCAGATCGGGGAGGGTCTGGGCACGCTGGATCGGGAGGTCTTCGAGGCGATCGCGGGCTCGCCGAGCCCGCTGCTGGACTCGGTGATGCCGCGGCTGACCCGCGCCGCCGACCATTCGAAACTGTGGTTCGCGATCGCGGCGGGGCTCACGGCGTTCGGCAACCCGTCGATGCGGCGCGGGGCGGCGCGTGGTGTCGCGACGCTGGCGGTGACGAGCATCGTGACGAACCAGGGCGCCAAGCGGATCTGGAAGCGGGAACGCCCCAACCGGTCGTTCGTGCCGCTGGCGCGGCAGGCCCGGCGGCATCCGACGTCGAACTCGCTGCCGTCGGGGCATTCGGCGAGCGCGGCGGCGTTCGCGGTCGGGGTCGGACTGGAGAGCCCGCCGGTCGGGCTCGGTCTGACGCTGCTCGCGGGGCTGGTCGGGATGTCGCGGGTGGCCACCGGTGCGCACTATCCGGGGGACGTGCTGGCCGGTTTCGGTATCGGCGCCGGGATCGCGGTGCTGGGGGCACGCATCGTTCCGCCGATCATCGAGACGCGGCTGCCGGGGTCGGAACCGCTGCGGGTGGATACGCCGCCGCGCCCGGAGGGTAAGGGCGTGACGCTGGTGATCAACCCGGCTTCGGGCAGCGGGACCGGCGCGTGGGTGGCCGACGAGGTCCGCGAGGCGTTGCCGTTGGCCGAGATCGTCGAACTCGGCGAGGGCGACGACGTCAAGGCGGTGATGCGGTCGGCCGCGGAGCGCGCCGAGGTGCTCGGCGTGGGTGGCGGCGACGGCACGGTGGCCGTCGCGGCCGCGATCGCGGTCGACACCGGGGTGCCGCTGGCGGTGTTCCCGGCCGGCACGTTCAACCATTTCGCCAAGGACATCGGCTGCGACGCGGCGGCCAAGACGATCCGGGCGGTCCAGGAGGGGTCGGTGTCGTGCGTGGACCTGGTGTGCCTCAACGACGAGCAGATGGTGGTCAACACCGCCAGCATCGGTGCGTATCCGCTGTTCGTGCAGACCCGCGAGAAGCTCGAGCACAAGATCGGCAAGCCGCTGGCGGGTGTGTACGCGATGTTCCACACGCTGCGCCGGGGTGAGCCGGTGCGCATCGAATACGACAACAAGACGCTGCAGACCTCGCTGTTCTTTTTGGGCAACTCGCTTTATCTGCCGACGGGGTTCGCACCGTCGCGGCGCACCCGGATGGACGACGGGCTGCTCGACGTGCGGATCCTGGAGACCGGGAAGCGGTTCAGCAGGCTACGCATCCTGACGGCGTTGGCGCTGGGCCGGCTGACCCGCAGCCCGCTGTATCACGAGTTGCGGGTGCCGGAGTTCACGTTCCGCTCGCCGGACGGACCGACGGTGCTCGCACTCGACGGCGAGGTCGGTATGGAGCTCGACCAGGCAAGCTTCAGCGTGCGGTATCGAGCGCTGCCGGTGTTCCGTCCGGTCGCGTGACGGGCGGGCGGGGCGGCAGGAGCAGCCAGCACGCGACGACGTACGCGTAGCCCAGCGCCCAGCCGGCGACGACGTCGGACGGGTGGTGCACGTTGAGTACGACGCGGCCGGCGCCGATCAGCAGCACCACCGCGACGCCGAGGGCTATCAGCCACCCACGTTTGGCGGGGTCGACGCTCGGAAGCGCGATGACGAGCAGCGCGATCACCGCGACCATCACGCCCACAGCGTGTCCGGACGGGAAGGACGTCCCCCAGGCGTCGACGAACGCCGTGTCGGGCCGGGCGCGGTCGGCGAGGGATTTGGCGATCTCGGTGAGCAGGGCGCTGAGCTCGATGGTGACGACCAGAAACATCGCGAAGCGGACGCGGCGACGCAATAGGGCCACGATGATGAGGACCAGCGCCGCGATCCGGAACGCGCCGGGGCTGAGCACCGTGCAGAACAGGTCCCAGCCGGTCACCCAGCCGGGATGGTCGACGCCGTAGCGGTGTGCGGGTTCCAGCGCGGCGGAGTCCAGGCGCTCCAGCCAGGCCCAGCCCTGCATCCAGCCCACCCAGAGCAGCACGTAGAGCGCAACGGCCACCACCGCGGAGGCGACCAGCGCCTTTCCGTTCGCACGCACCCGACAAGCAGTACCACGATTTCAGCGAGCAAATTTTACGGACAGCACTATCATGGGCGTGTGGCAGCAATAACTCGCAAGCTATTTCATATCGGCAAACTACCCGCCGGGATGCTCGCGGAGGTCGCCACCGAAGGCGTCCTGCACCGGTCCGAATTCTTCTCGGTGTGGCTGAGGTTCGCGGGTCGCGTCCCGGGGCAGAAGGCGACCGAGTTGATCCGGGGCTACGGCGGGGCCCTGGTGCTGACCCAGGAGCGGGTGCTGGCGACGGTGTCGTCGATGCCGTGGAGGGCGGGCCGGGCGGTCGATCAGCCCTGGACGGCGCAGGGGCCCGCGTCGGTCACGGGCACGCTGTCGAAGTCCGGCCTGGTGTTGCGCATCGAGGATCTGTCGCGGGTCGACCCGTTGTTCTCGGGTGCGCTGTCCCTGACGTTCCAGACCACGCTGTCCGCCGACGTGTTGTGGCAGGTGCCGACGCGCACGATCGCGTTCGACGTACCGCCGCTGTTCGTCTACAGCGTTCTCGGGGTGCCGCAGGGCTGAGCTACCGTTCGGACATGGCTGTCTTTCTTCGGAAGCTGTTCCGCATCGGCAAGCTGCCGAGCGCATTGCGTGCCGAGGTGGAGGCCGAGGGAGTGTTGTTCTTCTCGGAGTACGTCGCGGTGACGCGGCGTTTCCGCGGCACCGTCCCCGGGCTGCGGTCCGGGGGCAGCATCGCCAGTTATGTCGGCGCGCTCGTGCTGACCAACGAACGCGTGCTGGGCACGTTGTCGTCGGTGCCCAAACTCGCGGGCCGCACCATCGATCAGCGCTGGGACGCACCGCAGGGCGGGGCGGTCACGGCCGAACTGTCCGAGACCGGACTGACGATGGACGTCGACGTATCCGCCGTCGACCCGCGCTGCTCGGGTGAGCTGTCCCTGCACTACAAGGAAGACATCCCGCGCGATGTGCTGGCCCGGCTCCCCCGCACCACGCTCGCGTTCGACGTGCCGCCGGAGTTCGTGTTCCGCGCCGTCGGCGTGCCGTACCACCCCTAGGGCCGGTCGCGCCTTGTCACCACGGGGGATCATCGTCGCGAAGCTCCAACACGGCCTCGTTCTCGGCCCTTTGTTCGGCGATCCGTCTGACCCGTCCCTGCGCCCGGGTTTCCGTGCGGCGGGGCATGCCCAGTCCCGACGGCCCCAGCCCCGGCGGCGTGTCCGTCGCCGCCACCCGCCGACTCGGCGGGACCACGACCGGCGCGGTGGGTCGGCACAGCGCCGGGAACAGGATCCGGCTGCCGGGATGTGTCGTGAACGTCTGCCCGCCCGGCGCCGTCCACACCACGGCGCCGTCCGGTGACTGGACGCCTCGCCAGCCCCAGAAAGTCTTGAGCAAGTGGTGTTTTCGACACAGAGACGCCAGGTTCGACGCCTGTGTCGGCCCGACCGGATACGGGATCATATGGTCGAGGTCGCAGGCATAGGCCGGCACGTCACAGCCCGGGAATCGGCATGTCATGTCCCGGCACCGTACGAAGTCCGCCAGTTTGGCCGACGGCACGTACCGCGGCTCCGGCGGTGACTCCCCCGGATGGATCAGCGGTCTGATCGTCGCGGTCTGCGCCAGCGTCGCGGCCACTACCGGCCCCGGCACAAGGCCGCCGCCGAGAACGATCGCGGGCGGCGGAACGAGAAGCGCCGTGCTACCCGGCTTTTCGGGCTCGGACTTTTCGGGCTCGGACTTCACAGGCTCGGGTCGCGCACCGTGCAGGGCCACCGGCGTCTGGTCGGTCAGGCTCGCCTCCTCGGCGATCACGTGCACGACGATCGAACCCGTCGGCCGTGGTCTCGTCACGCACTCCTCGGCACCGCACAGACACGGCAGTCGATCCCACTTCTCGGCCATCGCGCGCATCGCGTCCGCGCGCCGTTGATCGAGCGTGCGTGGATCCGCCTCGCACACGCTCTGGGCGATCTCGTCGAGCCGCCGGTCCAGCACCTCACCGTCATGCCCATGTAAGACCGCCTCCACGAAGCACGTCCCCGACCCGTCGGCGGCCGGTGTCACGTCGACGTGCCGGGAGCGGGCGGCGGCCTCGGCGCGCACGACGGCTGCGGGATCGTAGCGATCGACCCAATAGTCGATCGCCGCTTCCTGCTTGGCCTTCGCCAGCGGTCCCCAGTCCGTGATCTGCGCCGCGATCTCGATGTCGATCTTCGCCATCGCCTCGGGATCGGACACCAGCCGAGTGCGCTTCACCACCGACCTGACCACGCGATAGTTGACCGCGCCCGAGGCGAACACCTGGGCGACCCGAGGCAACCGTTCCCGAAGCATCCACGCGTCGAGCAGCTCGTTCGACGCCACGCCGATCGAGACCTGTTGCCATGCGGCCACCTCCGCCGACACCGCATCCCAGTTGTCCAGGCACCACTGGTCGCGCTCGGCGCTGTCCTCATCGGCGAGCTTGCTCGCGAGAAGATCGGCCATGGCCGAGAGCCGGCGCGCCGCGGCAGCGTTCTCCACGCGCGCCCACCCGCCGATCGCCGCCGCGCCCCGCGACCGCTGCGCCGCCTCGGCCAATTCTTCGAACATACGTACGACACTAGTTTCGGCCCGGAGGGGTTGCCAGCGGAAATCCCTCAGCTGTGGATGAATTCGGATCTGGGGATAACCTCCGACGAACAGAGCGCACGGCGGGCGATAGGTTGCCTGTCAGGAGAAGGGACAACTGTGAGCACACCGCACCGGGACAACGTCCTGTTCGTGCACTGGCACGATCTCGGCCGCTATCTCGGGGCCTACGGGCACGCCGATGTGCACAGCCCGCGGATGGACCAACTGGCCTCCGAAGGCCTCCTGCTGACCGCCGCGCACGCCACCGCACCCCTGTGTTCACCGTCGCGAGGATCACTGTTCACCGGGCGCTACCCGCAGAGCAACGGTCTGGTCGGGTTGGCCCACCACGGCTGGGAGTACCGCGCCGGTGTACGCACCCTCCCCCAGTTGCTGTCCGACAACGGCTGGTACACCGCACTTTTCGGGATGCAACACGAGACGTCGTACCCGGCCAAGCTCGGCTTCGACGAGTTCGACGTGTCCAACTCCTACTGTGAGTACGTGGTCGAACAGACCACGCGGTGGCTCACCGACGTGCCCACGACCCCGTTCTTCCTGACCGCCGGATTCTTCGAGACGCACCGGCCCTACCCGCACGACCGGTACGAACCCGCCGACGCCGGCGCGGTCACCCTGCCGGATTACCTTCCCGACACCGGCGACGTCCGGCAGGATCTCGCCGACTTCTACGGTTCCATCGCCGTCGCCGACGCCGCCGTCGGGCAACTGCTCGACACCCTCGAAGCCACCGGCCTCGACGAGAACACCTGGGTGGTCTTCGCCACCGACCACGGGCCGGCGCTGCCCCGCGCGAAATCCACCCTGTACGACGCGGGCACCGGCATCGCGTTGATCATCCGCCCGCCGAAGAACCGCGGCATCGCCCCGAAGCGCTACGACGAACTCTTCAGCGGCGTCGACCTGGTCCCGACCCTGCTCGGCCTGCTCGGGGTCGACATCCCCGACGACGTCGAAGGACTCTCCCACGCAACACAATTGGTGGCCGCCGAGACCGCCGCGGTGCGCGAGGCGGTCTACACGATGAAGACGTACCACGATTCGTTCGACCCGATCCGCGCCGTGCGGACCAAGCAGTACAGCTACATCGAGAACTACGCTCATCGACCGGTGCTCGACCTGCCGTGGGACATCGCCGACAGCGCCCCCGGACGTATCGTCGCGCCGCTGGCGGCCGGGCCGAGGCCGGAGCGCGAGTTGTACGACCTCGTCGCCGACCCGACCGAGTCGCACAATTTGCTGACCGACAGCATCTCCGATACCGCCGAGAAGGTCGCCACGGAGCTGTCGCTGCTGCTCGACGAATGGCGTCAGAAGACCAACGACGTGATCCCGTCGGAGTTCGCCGGAACCCGGATCGCGGAGCGCTACACCGAGACCTACCGGCGCATCCTCGGACTCGAGTTGCCAAGTCGCTCAGCGGAAGCCACTCGTCGCGGCATCACCGAGGAGCATGGCGGAACACAATAGTTCTGCTCACCCTGATCGTAATGCCAGGTGGTGCCGGCCCGGGAACTTGCGGTTAAGCTCTCGCGCATGTCAGCCACTCCGACGGCGTATCTGGTGATCGCTTCCCAGCGCAGCGGCAGCACGTTGCTGGTGGAATCTCTGCGGGCCACCGGCGTCGCCGGTGAGCCAGGAGAGTTCTTCCAGTACCTGCCGAGCACCAGCCAGTCGCCGCAGCCCAGGCAGTGGTTCGAAGGCGTCGACGACGAATCCATCCTGCGGCTGCTCGATCCGCTCGACGAGGGCAAGCCCGACCTGGCACCCCCGGAGATCTGGCGGGACTACATCCGCACCGTCGGGCGCACCCCGAACGGCATCTGGGGCGGCAAGCTGATGTGGAACCAGACTCCGCTGCTGCTGCAGCGCGCCGAGGGGCTGCCCGACCGCTCGGGCACCGGCCTGCTGTCGGCGATCCGCGACGTCGTGGGCAGCGATCCGGTGCTGATCCACGTCTACCGTCCCGACGTTGTGTCGCAGGCGGTTTCGTTCTGGCGCGCGGTACAGACCCGGGTGTGGCGCGGGCGGCCGGACCCGGTGCGCGATGCCCGCGCCGAGTACCACGCCGGCGCCATCGCGCACGTGGTCACGATGCTGCGCGCTCAGGAACAGGGCTGGCGGAACTGGTTCGCCGAGGAGAACGTCGCACCGATGGACGTTCCGTATCCGGTGTTGTGGCGCAACCTGACCGACGTCGTCGCATCCGTGCTGGAGCAGATCGGTCAGGATCCGCGGCTGGCTCCCGCGCCGGTGCTGGAGCGCCAGGCGGATCATCGGTCCGACGAATGGGTAGACCGCTACCGGGCCGACGCCGAGAGGGAGGGGCTACCGACGTAAGCAAGCACCGCTACTCAACCGGCACCGCGGGGGCGTCACTTCACCTGTGCGACAACGAAGATCCGCCGGAACGGGAAGAAGGTGATCCCGTCCGGGCGGGCGGGGTAGGCGGCGGCCAGCGCGGGAATCAACTCGGCGCGGAACCGCGCCCAGTCGGCATCCGAGAGCATTGCGCGCACCGGCCGCAGCGTGGTGCCGTGAATCCACTCGAGTACCGGGTCACGTCCGGTCAGTTCGTGCACGTACGTCGTCTCCCACGCGTCGACCCGGCATCCGGCGTCGGTCAGCAGCGCGGCGTAGTCCGGCGCCGACCGCACCACCTCGGACGTCTCGAACGGGAAGCCGCGCAGCACATCCGCCCACCGCGGGCTCGTCACCAGATCCCGGACCGCCCGGTGAGACGGCGCATCGAAGTTGCCGGGCACCTGGAACGCGATCCACGACCCGGTCTCCAGTTGTGCGGCCCAGCGCGCCAGCAGGCCGGGATGCTCGGGCACCCAGTGCAGCGTCGCGTTGCTGACCAGCAGGTCGGTGTCGGGTGCGGGCACCCAGTCCCGGACGTCGCCGACGCGGGCGTCCAGACCTCGGCTCCGCGCGGCGTCGACCATCTCCGGCGAGGAGTCGACCGCCTCGACGACCGCACCGGGCCAGCGCTGCGTGAGCGTCTCGGTGAGATTTCCGGGGCCGCATCCCAGGTCGGTGATCCGGCGCGGCGCTCGCACGCCGACGCGCGCGAGCAGGTCGTAGAACGGCCTGCCCCGGTAGTCCGCGAAGGTCAGGTACACGTCCGGGTTCCACATGTGGCCAGTCTGCCGCGCTAGGCTGCCGAACGTGGAGCCCAACAGCGTGGAAACCGACGGTGTGCCCGCTGACGTGCCGCCCATCCCGGTCCCCGATGTTCCCGGCGAGGACGCCGGCGCGGGCGGGCTCCCCCGCCGCGTCGACCTGACACTGCGCCAACGCCTGATCGTGGACTCCTCGGCGGTCGCCGACCTGGCGCTGCGCACGTCGATCGCGTCGCTGCTGAGCGCGACGATGGTGCCCTCGCTCGCGCAGGCGCTGCACAAGTCGGCATCCCGGACCGAGCAGGAGCACCTGCGGTTCTACGCCGAACTCGCCGCGGCCAAGGATCCGGAGTTGTCGTTCCCGGCGCCGCAGGACCTTCCGCGGGTGTCGTCGCGGCCCGCCAACCCGGTCGCCGAATGGGTCGCGCACGGAAACGTCCGCAACATCCGCTTCGACAGCAGCTTCCGCGCCGTCAACCCGGCGCTGAGGGACCAGTGCGCCGGCTTCGTGCGCAACAACGTGGTGCATGCCCAGCACTGGCGCCACGACGACGGGCCCCGTCCGACCCTGTGCCTGATCCACGGTTTCATGGGTTCGGCGTACCTGTTCAACGGTCTGTTCTTCTCGCTGCCGTGGTTCTACCGCAGCGGGTACGACGTGATGCTGTACACGTTGCCGTTCCACGGCCGCCGCGCCGAGAAGCACTCGCCGTTCAGCGGCCACGGCTACTTCGCCCACGGCATGCCGGGTTTCGCCGAGGCCATGGCCCAGGCCGTGCACGACTTCCGTTCGCTGCTGGACTATCTCGAGTTCACCGGCGTCGACCGCATCGCGCTGACCGGGATGTCGCTGGGCGGCTACACGTCCGCACTGATCGCCAGCGTCGACGACCGCATCCAGGCGGTGATCCCGAACGTCCCCGTCGTCACACCGGACCGCACGGTGGACGAGTGGTTCCCCGCGAACAAGGTTGTCGCGCTGCGGGACTGGATCGCACGCACCGACACCGAACTCGTCGACGCGGCGACCATGTACTCGTCACCGCTGAACTACCGGCCCATCCCGGCCAAGGATCGCCGGCTGATCATCGCCGGTCTCGGGGACCGGTTGGCGCCGCCCGAACAGGCAGAGTTGCTGTGGAAACACTGGGACCGCTGCGCGTTCCACTGGTTCCCGGGCAACCACGTGCTGCACGTGAGCCAGCCGGATTACCTGCGGCGGATGACGCGCTTCCTGGCGCCGTTCATGTTCGACTGAGCTCGGGCACCCGCGGAATCCCCGGCGCCGGTTGCGCGCTCAGCCGCCGGTCGGATTCGGGACTCAGCGCGGTCAGTGCGACACGATGCAGACCCCGCTCCGCGGTCAGCCCGGGGATCGGCGCCTTGGCGCCGGGGCGCTGGTCGGTGCGCAGCGCGCACGCCGCCGCCGTCTCGGGATGCGCACGGGTGCCGGTGAGTTCGACGGCGGTCCATACCTCCGCCGCGTCGACGGACCGCAGCGCGTCCAGGGTCTCGGCGAGCGTGCCTGCCGCGACGCGGTATGCGGCCAGATGACCGCGCCCATCGGACACACCGCGCCAAGTCTCCTTCGCATCGTCGCCGATGAGCACCGGCGGGGACTCGTCGAAGGACACCTGCCAGCCGAGCTCGCGGAGGTGGTCGGCCAGCCTGCGAGCGGCCAGGTGTGCGGTGTCGCGCAACGGGATCCGCGCCGAACGTGCGGTCAGTGCGGCGATGTTGTCGGCCGCGCCGAGGGTCAGGCTGACCCAGGTGGAGCGGGAGTCTCCGAGGTCGCGGTGGGTGACCCGGACCTTGTCGAGGCGGATGCCGTAGCGGTCCAGATAGCCGGCCAGCAGCGGATACGGCGGCTCGCTGTCGACCCGCAGCACCACCGTCGCGTACTCGCCGGACCGGGCGTCGGCGCTCCGGCGGCGGCCGGTGAGCAGTGCGATCCGGCGGGCGACGATCGTCGTGACGAAAAGCCCACGCCACCAGGCGAACAGGATGACGACCGCGGCGACGGCCGCGCCGAGCAGCCAGCGTTCGCCGGTGGTCTGCCACGGGTAGGCCATCACCGCCGGGATCACGAACAACGCGGCCAGCGTGAGCCGGACGATCATGACTGTGAGTCCTTTCGTTTCGCGCGCAGACCGACCACGACCAGCACGGCCAGCGCCAGGGCGCCGGCTCCGGTGAACGCGACGATGCGCGGCAGGAGTTCGGCGGGCTCGTCGGTCCGCGGTGCGGCGACCTCGCGCACCGCGGCCGGATCCACGTCCGTCGCGGGCACAGTCCAGGTGAGCGCGGCCACCGGATCGACGGTGCCCGCACCCACCAGATTCGACGGGGACCGGGCGGCGCCGCTGGCGGTCGCGGTGAGACGTTCGATCACCTGCGGTGCCGTCAGATCGGGAAAACGGCTGCGCACCAACGCCGCGGTGCCCGCCACGTAGGCGCTCGCGTAGCCGGTGCCGCCGACCGGAACGAGCTGCTGCTCGTTGCCCGGCAGCGCATTGACGGGTCCACCGGCCTCGTCGTTGCCCACCGACACGACGTCCTCACCGGGGGCGGCGATGCCGACCCAGGGCCCGGCCATGGTGAACGACGACGCACGGCCGTCGGGTGCGAGCGAACCGACCGACAGCACGTACTGCTGCCACCAGGCTGGGACGGACAGATCGGTGACCCCGGACCAGTTACGGGGATCCGACGGTTGCGCGGGGTCGCCGAGCGGATTGGACCGACAGCCCGAGAGGCCGTCGGTATCGCCGGCCGCCGCGACGATCACGGCGTCCTTGTCCACCGCGGCGTAGCGCAGTGCGGCCCCGAGTTCGCTCTGGTCGATCTGCGCCGCTGCGGGGATACAGACCGGATTCGAGACGGTGATCACCCGCGCACCCGCATCGGCGGCTCGCACGACCGCGCGGGCCAGCGCCCTGATCTCGGCGGTTGCGCGGGTCAGTGCCGGGTCCTCGCCGGGATCGCTCGGTGAATAGCGCGGCGAGCCCTGACGGATCGCGAGGATCCGCGCGGCCGGCGCCACGCCCGAGAAGCCGTCCTCACCGGGTTGTCCCGCGATCAGGCCGGCGACGAGCGTGCCGTGGCCGTCACAATCGGTCAGCCCGTCACCGGATCCGACGTAGTCGCCGCCGGGGTCGACGTTGGGCAACCGCGGTCCTGGCGTGACGCCGGTGCCGATCACGGCGACCAGTTGATCCCTGCCGTCGCTGTGCCGCCGCGCCTCGGCCAGCCCGAGCGACAACTGGTTCGGGCTCGGCGCGGCCACATCGGACCCCGGCAGCACCCCGGTGGTGACGCACGGGTTCCGTTGTGTCATCGGCACCACCGCCGCCGACGAGCTGGGCGGCGTCGCGTCGGCATCGACCTCCGGCGGTG carries:
- a CDS encoding nuclear transport factor 2 family protein, which codes for MSDIDDIKQVKYRYLRALDTKHWDDFAATLTEDVVGRYGESIGEEHHFTNRDDLVGFMRNSLGPEVLTEHRVTHPEITVDGDEASATWYLQDRVIAPDFNFMLIGAGFYHDRYRKTADGWKISETGYDRTYDASMKLDALEFKVKPGRALNI
- a CDS encoding L,D-transpeptidase family protein, which translates into the protein MLRRVPILLWAVATTALLTAPQAAAFAPWFATKVGGATQVLAVTGAGGSDAKLDVWERTPAGWKPVAGGVGIPAKIGSKGMSANHFEGSMMTPKGIYTLDFAFGTQPDPGSGLKYVQVGRNHWWDGDVASPTYNTMQVCDRENCRFATTGTGTENLAIPQYAHAVVMGVNKERIPGKGSAFFLHTSTGNATAGCVAIDDGTLVKIMRWLRPGAMIAITE
- a CDS encoding bifunctional phosphatase PAP2/diacylglycerol kinase family protein produces the protein MGFLPVGRRGRGIRQIGEGLGTLDREVFEAIAGSPSPLLDSVMPRLTRAADHSKLWFAIAAGLTAFGNPSMRRGAARGVATLAVTSIVTNQGAKRIWKRERPNRSFVPLARQARRHPTSNSLPSGHSASAAAFAVGVGLESPPVGLGLTLLAGLVGMSRVATGAHYPGDVLAGFGIGAGIAVLGARIVPPIIETRLPGSEPLRVDTPPRPEGKGVTLVINPASGSGTGAWVADEVREALPLAEIVELGEGDDVKAVMRSAAERAEVLGVGGGDGTVAVAAAIAVDTGVPLAVFPAGTFNHFAKDIGCDAAAKTIRAVQEGSVSCVDLVCLNDEQMVVNTASIGAYPLFVQTREKLEHKIGKPLAGVYAMFHTLRRGEPVRIEYDNKTLQTSLFFLGNSLYLPTGFAPSRRTRMDDGLLDVRILETGKRFSRLRILTALALGRLTRSPLYHELRVPEFTFRSPDGPTVLALDGEVGMELDQASFSVRYRALPVFRPVA
- a CDS encoding phosphatase PAP2 family protein yields the protein MRANGKALVASAVVAVALYVLLWVGWMQGWAWLERLDSAALEPAHRYGVDHPGWVTGWDLFCTVLSPGAFRIAALVLIIVALLRRRVRFAMFLVVTIELSALLTEIAKSLADRARPDTAFVDAWGTSFPSGHAVGVMVAVIALLVIALPSVDPAKRGWLIALGVAVVLLIGAGRVVLNVHHPSDVVAGWALGYAYVVACWLLLPPRPPVTRPDGTPAALDTAR
- a CDS encoding HNH endonuclease signature motif containing protein, translated to MFEELAEAAQRSRGAAAIGGWARVENAAAARRLSAMADLLASKLADEDSAERDQWCLDNWDAVSAEVAAWQQVSIGVASNELLDAWMLRERLPRVAQVFASGAVNYRVVRSVVKRTRLVSDPEAMAKIDIEIAAQITDWGPLAKAKQEAAIDYWVDRYDPAAVVRAEAAARSRHVDVTPAADGSGTCFVEAVLHGHDGEVLDRRLDEIAQSVCEADPRTLDQRRADAMRAMAEKWDRLPCLCGAEECVTRPRPTGSIVVHVIAEEASLTDQTPVALHGARPEPVKSEPEKSEPEKPGSTALLVPPPAIVLGGGLVPGPVVAATLAQTATIRPLIHPGESPPEPRYVPSAKLADFVRCRDMTCRFPGCDVPAYACDLDHMIPYPVGPTQASNLASLCRKHHLLKTFWGWRGVQSPDGAVVWTAPGGQTFTTHPGSRILFPALCRPTAPVVVPPSRRVAATDTPPGLGPSGLGMPRRTETRAQGRVRRIAEQRAENEAVLELRDDDPPW
- a CDS encoding sulfatase family protein translates to MSTPHRDNVLFVHWHDLGRYLGAYGHADVHSPRMDQLASEGLLLTAAHATAPLCSPSRGSLFTGRYPQSNGLVGLAHHGWEYRAGVRTLPQLLSDNGWYTALFGMQHETSYPAKLGFDEFDVSNSYCEYVVEQTTRWLTDVPTTPFFLTAGFFETHRPYPHDRYEPADAGAVTLPDYLPDTGDVRQDLADFYGSIAVADAAVGQLLDTLEATGLDENTWVVFATDHGPALPRAKSTLYDAGTGIALIIRPPKNRGIAPKRYDELFSGVDLVPTLLGLLGVDIPDDVEGLSHATQLVAAETAAVREAVYTMKTYHDSFDPIRAVRTKQYSYIENYAHRPVLDLPWDIADSAPGRIVAPLAAGPRPERELYDLVADPTESHNLLTDSISDTAEKVATELSLLLDEWRQKTNDVIPSEFAGTRIAERYTETYRRILGLELPSRSAEATRRGITEEHGGTQ
- the stf0 gene encoding trehalose 2-sulfotransferase — translated: MSATPTAYLVIASQRSGSTLLVESLRATGVAGEPGEFFQYLPSTSQSPQPRQWFEGVDDESILRLLDPLDEGKPDLAPPEIWRDYIRTVGRTPNGIWGGKLMWNQTPLLLQRAEGLPDRSGTGLLSAIRDVVGSDPVLIHVYRPDVVSQAVSFWRAVQTRVWRGRPDPVRDARAEYHAGAIAHVVTMLRAQEQGWRNWFAEENVAPMDVPYPVLWRNLTDVVASVLEQIGQDPRLAPAPVLERQADHRSDEWVDRYRADAEREGLPT
- a CDS encoding trans-aconitate 2-methyltransferase, with amino-acid sequence MWNPDVYLTFADYRGRPFYDLLARVGVRAPRRITDLGCGPGNLTETLTQRWPGAVVEAVDSSPEMVDAARSRGLDARVGDVRDWVPAPDTDLLVSNATLHWVPEHPGLLARWAAQLETGSWIAFQVPGNFDAPSHRAVRDLVTSPRWADVLRGFPFETSEVVRSAPDYAALLTDAGCRVDAWETTYVHELTGRDPVLEWIHGTTLRPVRAMLSDADWARFRAELIPALAAAYPARPDGITFFPFRRIFVVAQVK